One part of the Odontesthes bonariensis isolate fOdoBon6 chromosome 15, fOdoBon6.hap1, whole genome shotgun sequence genome encodes these proteins:
- the mylk4b gene encoding uncharacterized protein mylk4b isoform X1 translates to MNLSLVNSLAKVYDPNPLHGQKMAGRKFSLNGLDKSTASSYHEVSLRCVEGRMDSLSSQMELLLKMQQTVLTRLDSLSQDVRGMGRDLLSLREEGHGGRCGAAVEVVCGELRATVAKSGERLDCQGRRLEVVERLVEGTQQVIGFIVEVVKKSRLVELLFKQPGHKANRKAKDDKDKAKQSLKGVKAQKKRKPLDSTDNSSVNEPVLQEQVEKLNRQNAEHSHSSAEAVGQTGEDAGSGERRPELAELILPEPHTSAAPAEQRQREATEREDGEDGEDGEDEGDIFDDTEPEEDEQPSDEPSGKLADGINERQGEETGESSEAEKEKSLPAQESSEEAGDVATCSKRRVTEEDPVKDDLKKSRVEESEADSADGQVVEASQSEEAKTEGEENGESAVKEFCIESSPPPLAPFDHRIVTPKPHQIANYYTINRDEVLGGGRFGQVHKCLENSSGLTLAAKIIKAKSQKEKDVVRNEIQVMNQLSHANLIQLYAAFESRHDIILVMEYVEGGELFDRIIDENYNLTELDTVLFIRQICEGLQYMHKMYILHLDLKPENILCVNRATNKIKIIDFGLARRYKPREKLRVNFGTPEFLAPEVINYEFVSFPTDMWSLGVITYMLLSGLSPFLGDDDNETLNNILACQWNFEEEEFTDISDEAKDFITRLLVKSKSWRMSATESLKHPWLSDRSLHYRLNQKKNKCHSTHAPPPES, encoded by the exons ATGAACCTCAGCCTTGTCAACTCTTTGGCCAAAGTATATGATCCGAATCCTCTTCATGGTCAGAAGATGGCCGGGAGGAAGTTTTCTCTTAATGGATTAGACAAGTCTACGGCTTCCTCTTACCACGAGGTGTCCCTGCGCTGCGTGGAGGGCAGAATGGACTCCCTGAGCTCTCAGATGGAGCTCTTACTCAAGATGCAGCAGACCGTCCTGACCCGGCTGGACAGCCTCTCCCAGGACGTGAGGGGAATGGGTCGGGATCTGTTGTCCCTGCGCGAGGAAGGCCACGGCGGAAGGTGCGGGGCGGCGGTGGAAGTGGTTTGCGGGGAGCTGCGCGCCACCGTGGCGAAGTCCGGCGAGCGTTTGGACTGTCAGGGACGCAGGTTGGAGGTGGTGGAGAGGCTGGTGGAGGGCACCCAGCAGGTGATCGGCTTCATCGTGGAGGTGGTGAAGAAGTCCCGGCTGGTGGAGCTTTTATTCAAACAACCGGGGCACAAAGCCAACAGGAAG GCAAAGGATGACAAAGataaagccaaacagagcctGAAGGGTGTGAAGGCCCAGAAGAAAAGGAAACCTTTGGACTCTACAG ACAATTCCTCTGTGAATGAGCCGGTGCTGCAGGAGCAGGTGGAGAAGCTCAACAGGCAGAACGCCGAGCATTCCCATTCGAGCGCAGAGGCCGTCGGTCAGACGGGGGAGGATGCAGGAAGCGGAGAGAGACGACCGGAGCTGGCAGAGTTGATCCTGCCTGAACCGCACACCTCTGCTGCCCCGGCAGAGCAGAGGCAGAGAGAAGCCACGGAAAGGGAGGATGGGGAGGATGGGGAGGATGGGGAGGACGAGGGAGACATCTTCGATGACACGGAGCCGGAAGAAGACGAGCAACCATCAGACGAACCAAGTGGAAAATTAGCGGATGGCATCAATGAAAGGCAAGGAGAAGAGACGGGAGAGTCATCAGAAGCAGAAAAGGAGAAATCTCTTCCTGCACAAGAAAG CTCCGAGGAGGCCGGCGACGTGGCCACCTGCAGCAAACGCCGCGTCACAGAAGAAGACCCGGTGAAGGACGACCTGAAGAAGAGCAGAGTGGAGGAAAGTGAAGCGGATAGTGCTGACGGGCAGGTGGTGGAGGCCTCCCAATCAGAGGAAGCAAAGACTGAAGGTGAAGAGAACGGAGAGTCAGCGGTGAAGGAGTTCTGTATCG AGTCGAGCCCCCCGCCGTTGGCACCCTTTGACCACCGCATCGTGACTCCCAAACCCCATCAAATAGCCAACTATTACACCATCAACAGAGACGAGGTCCTGGGCGG GGGCCGTTTTGGACAAGTCCACAAGTGCTTAGAGAACTCATCTGGCCTGACTCTCGCTGCCAagatcatcaaagccaagagcCAGAAAGAGAAG GACGTCGTGAGGAATGAGATCCAGGTGATGAACCAGCTGAGCCACGCCAACCTCATCCAGCTCTATGCTGCGTTTGAGTCCCGCCACGACATCATTCTGGTGATGGAATA TGTGGAAGGAGGCGAGCTGTTCGACCGCATCATCGATGAGAACTACAACCTGACCGAGCTGGACACGGTGCTGTTCATACGGCAGATCTGTGAAGGCCTGCAGTACATGCACAAAATGTATATCCTGCACCTCGACCTGAAG CCAGAGAACATTCTGTGTGTCAACCGAGCTACGaacaaaatcaaaataatcgACTTCGGATTGGCACGGAG GTATAAACCCAGGGAGAAGCTGAGGGTCAACTTCGGAACGCCTGAATTTTTGGCCCCTGAAGTCATCAACTATGAGTTTGTTTCATTCCCCACGGACATGTGGAGCCTCGGCGTCATCACATACATGCT gCTCAGCGGCTTGTCTCCGTTTCTGGGGGACGACGACAACGAGACCCTGAACAACATCCTGGCCTGTCAGTGGAACTTCGAGGAGGAGGAGTTCACGGACATCTCCGACGAAGCCAAAGACTTTATCACACGTCTGCTCGTGAAGAGCAAGAGCTGGAGGATGAGCGCCACGGAGTCCCTGAAACACCCCTGGCTGTCGGACCGGAGTTTGCACTATCGACTAAATCAGAAG AAAAACAAGTGTCACTCCACACATGCTCCGCCCCCAGAGAGCTAA
- the mylk4b gene encoding myosin light chain kinase family member 4 isoform X3 encodes MENVLRDKDIWILGSVCLVATFLWRRLWKLFCVKKRGRTRLHSDTEAKDDKDKAKQSLKGVKAQKKRKPLDSTDNSSVNEPVLQEQVEKLNRQNAEHSHSSAEAVGQTGEDAGSGERRPELAELILPEPHTSAAPAEQRQREATEREDGEDGEDGEDEGDIFDDTEPEEDEQPSDEPSGKLADGINERQGEETGESSEAEKEKSLPAQESSEEAGDVATCSKRRVTEEDPVKDDLKKSRVEESEADSADGQVVEASQSEEAKTEGEENGESAVKEFCIESSPPPLAPFDHRIVTPKPHQIANYYTINRDEVLGGGRFGQVHKCLENSSGLTLAAKIIKAKSQKEKDVVRNEIQVMNQLSHANLIQLYAAFESRHDIILVMEYVEGGELFDRIIDENYNLTELDTVLFIRQICEGLQYMHKMYILHLDLKPENILCVNRATNKIKIIDFGLARRYKPREKLRVNFGTPEFLAPEVINYEFVSFPTDMWSLGVITYMLLSGLSPFLGDDDNETLNNILACQWNFEEEEFTDISDEAKDFITRLLVKSKSWRMSATESLKHPWLSDRSLHYRLNQKKNKCHSTHAPPPES; translated from the exons ATGGAGAACGTCCTGAGGGATAAAGATATCTGGATATTAGGGAGCGTGTGTCTGGTGGCCACTTTTCTGTGGCGGCGGCTGTGGAAATTATTCTGCGTGAAGAAGAGGGGGAGGACCAGGCTGCACTCAGACACAGAG GCAAAGGATGACAAAGataaagccaaacagagcctGAAGGGTGTGAAGGCCCAGAAGAAAAGGAAACCTTTGGACTCTACAG ACAATTCCTCTGTGAATGAGCCGGTGCTGCAGGAGCAGGTGGAGAAGCTCAACAGGCAGAACGCCGAGCATTCCCATTCGAGCGCAGAGGCCGTCGGTCAGACGGGGGAGGATGCAGGAAGCGGAGAGAGACGACCGGAGCTGGCAGAGTTGATCCTGCCTGAACCGCACACCTCTGCTGCCCCGGCAGAGCAGAGGCAGAGAGAAGCCACGGAAAGGGAGGATGGGGAGGATGGGGAGGATGGGGAGGACGAGGGAGACATCTTCGATGACACGGAGCCGGAAGAAGACGAGCAACCATCAGACGAACCAAGTGGAAAATTAGCGGATGGCATCAATGAAAGGCAAGGAGAAGAGACGGGAGAGTCATCAGAAGCAGAAAAGGAGAAATCTCTTCCTGCACAAGAAAG CTCCGAGGAGGCCGGCGACGTGGCCACCTGCAGCAAACGCCGCGTCACAGAAGAAGACCCGGTGAAGGACGACCTGAAGAAGAGCAGAGTGGAGGAAAGTGAAGCGGATAGTGCTGACGGGCAGGTGGTGGAGGCCTCCCAATCAGAGGAAGCAAAGACTGAAGGTGAAGAGAACGGAGAGTCAGCGGTGAAGGAGTTCTGTATCG AGTCGAGCCCCCCGCCGTTGGCACCCTTTGACCACCGCATCGTGACTCCCAAACCCCATCAAATAGCCAACTATTACACCATCAACAGAGACGAGGTCCTGGGCGG GGGCCGTTTTGGACAAGTCCACAAGTGCTTAGAGAACTCATCTGGCCTGACTCTCGCTGCCAagatcatcaaagccaagagcCAGAAAGAGAAG GACGTCGTGAGGAATGAGATCCAGGTGATGAACCAGCTGAGCCACGCCAACCTCATCCAGCTCTATGCTGCGTTTGAGTCCCGCCACGACATCATTCTGGTGATGGAATA TGTGGAAGGAGGCGAGCTGTTCGACCGCATCATCGATGAGAACTACAACCTGACCGAGCTGGACACGGTGCTGTTCATACGGCAGATCTGTGAAGGCCTGCAGTACATGCACAAAATGTATATCCTGCACCTCGACCTGAAG CCAGAGAACATTCTGTGTGTCAACCGAGCTACGaacaaaatcaaaataatcgACTTCGGATTGGCACGGAG GTATAAACCCAGGGAGAAGCTGAGGGTCAACTTCGGAACGCCTGAATTTTTGGCCCCTGAAGTCATCAACTATGAGTTTGTTTCATTCCCCACGGACATGTGGAGCCTCGGCGTCATCACATACATGCT gCTCAGCGGCTTGTCTCCGTTTCTGGGGGACGACGACAACGAGACCCTGAACAACATCCTGGCCTGTCAGTGGAACTTCGAGGAGGAGGAGTTCACGGACATCTCCGACGAAGCCAAAGACTTTATCACACGTCTGCTCGTGAAGAGCAAGAGCTGGAGGATGAGCGCCACGGAGTCCCTGAAACACCCCTGGCTGTCGGACCGGAGTTTGCACTATCGACTAAATCAGAAG AAAAACAAGTGTCACTCCACACATGCTCCGCCCCCAGAGAGCTAA
- the mylk4b gene encoding uncharacterized protein mylk4b isoform X2 produces MNLSLVNSLAKVYDPNPLHGQKMAGRKFSLNGLDKSTASSYHEVSLRCVEGRMDSLSSQMELLLKMQQTVLTRLDSLSQDVRGMGRDLLSLREEGHGGRCGAAVEVVCGELRATVAKSGERLDCQGRRLEVVERLVEGTQQVIGFIVEVVKKSRLVELLFKQPGHKANRKAKDDKDKAKQSLKGVKAQKKRKPLDSTDNSSVNEPVLQEQVEKLNRQNAEHSHSSAEAVGQTGEDAGSGERRPELAELILPEPHTSAAPAEQRQREATEREDGEDGEDGEDEGDIFDDTEPEEDEQPSDEPSGKLADGINERQGEETGESSEAEKEKSLPAQESSEEAGDVATCSKRRVTEEDPVKDDLKKSRVEESEADSADGQVVEASQSEEAKTEESSPPPLAPFDHRIVTPKPHQIANYYTINRDEVLGGGRFGQVHKCLENSSGLTLAAKIIKAKSQKEKDVVRNEIQVMNQLSHANLIQLYAAFESRHDIILVMEYVEGGELFDRIIDENYNLTELDTVLFIRQICEGLQYMHKMYILHLDLKPENILCVNRATNKIKIIDFGLARRYKPREKLRVNFGTPEFLAPEVINYEFVSFPTDMWSLGVITYMLLSGLSPFLGDDDNETLNNILACQWNFEEEEFTDISDEAKDFITRLLVKSKSWRMSATESLKHPWLSDRSLHYRLNQKKNKCHSTHAPPPES; encoded by the exons ATGAACCTCAGCCTTGTCAACTCTTTGGCCAAAGTATATGATCCGAATCCTCTTCATGGTCAGAAGATGGCCGGGAGGAAGTTTTCTCTTAATGGATTAGACAAGTCTACGGCTTCCTCTTACCACGAGGTGTCCCTGCGCTGCGTGGAGGGCAGAATGGACTCCCTGAGCTCTCAGATGGAGCTCTTACTCAAGATGCAGCAGACCGTCCTGACCCGGCTGGACAGCCTCTCCCAGGACGTGAGGGGAATGGGTCGGGATCTGTTGTCCCTGCGCGAGGAAGGCCACGGCGGAAGGTGCGGGGCGGCGGTGGAAGTGGTTTGCGGGGAGCTGCGCGCCACCGTGGCGAAGTCCGGCGAGCGTTTGGACTGTCAGGGACGCAGGTTGGAGGTGGTGGAGAGGCTGGTGGAGGGCACCCAGCAGGTGATCGGCTTCATCGTGGAGGTGGTGAAGAAGTCCCGGCTGGTGGAGCTTTTATTCAAACAACCGGGGCACAAAGCCAACAGGAAG GCAAAGGATGACAAAGataaagccaaacagagcctGAAGGGTGTGAAGGCCCAGAAGAAAAGGAAACCTTTGGACTCTACAG ACAATTCCTCTGTGAATGAGCCGGTGCTGCAGGAGCAGGTGGAGAAGCTCAACAGGCAGAACGCCGAGCATTCCCATTCGAGCGCAGAGGCCGTCGGTCAGACGGGGGAGGATGCAGGAAGCGGAGAGAGACGACCGGAGCTGGCAGAGTTGATCCTGCCTGAACCGCACACCTCTGCTGCCCCGGCAGAGCAGAGGCAGAGAGAAGCCACGGAAAGGGAGGATGGGGAGGATGGGGAGGATGGGGAGGACGAGGGAGACATCTTCGATGACACGGAGCCGGAAGAAGACGAGCAACCATCAGACGAACCAAGTGGAAAATTAGCGGATGGCATCAATGAAAGGCAAGGAGAAGAGACGGGAGAGTCATCAGAAGCAGAAAAGGAGAAATCTCTTCCTGCACAAGAAAG CTCCGAGGAGGCCGGCGACGTGGCCACCTGCAGCAAACGCCGCGTCACAGAAGAAGACCCGGTGAAGGACGACCTGAAGAAGAGCAGAGTGGAGGAAAGTGAAGCGGATAGTGCTGACGGGCAGGTGGTGGAGGCCTCCCAATCAGAGGAAGCAAAGACTGAAG AGTCGAGCCCCCCGCCGTTGGCACCCTTTGACCACCGCATCGTGACTCCCAAACCCCATCAAATAGCCAACTATTACACCATCAACAGAGACGAGGTCCTGGGCGG GGGCCGTTTTGGACAAGTCCACAAGTGCTTAGAGAACTCATCTGGCCTGACTCTCGCTGCCAagatcatcaaagccaagagcCAGAAAGAGAAG GACGTCGTGAGGAATGAGATCCAGGTGATGAACCAGCTGAGCCACGCCAACCTCATCCAGCTCTATGCTGCGTTTGAGTCCCGCCACGACATCATTCTGGTGATGGAATA TGTGGAAGGAGGCGAGCTGTTCGACCGCATCATCGATGAGAACTACAACCTGACCGAGCTGGACACGGTGCTGTTCATACGGCAGATCTGTGAAGGCCTGCAGTACATGCACAAAATGTATATCCTGCACCTCGACCTGAAG CCAGAGAACATTCTGTGTGTCAACCGAGCTACGaacaaaatcaaaataatcgACTTCGGATTGGCACGGAG GTATAAACCCAGGGAGAAGCTGAGGGTCAACTTCGGAACGCCTGAATTTTTGGCCCCTGAAGTCATCAACTATGAGTTTGTTTCATTCCCCACGGACATGTGGAGCCTCGGCGTCATCACATACATGCT gCTCAGCGGCTTGTCTCCGTTTCTGGGGGACGACGACAACGAGACCCTGAACAACATCCTGGCCTGTCAGTGGAACTTCGAGGAGGAGGAGTTCACGGACATCTCCGACGAAGCCAAAGACTTTATCACACGTCTGCTCGTGAAGAGCAAGAGCTGGAGGATGAGCGCCACGGAGTCCCTGAAACACCCCTGGCTGTCGGACCGGAGTTTGCACTATCGACTAAATCAGAAG AAAAACAAGTGTCACTCCACACATGCTCCGCCCCCAGAGAGCTAA